The nucleotide window cgattaaaaagagtggcggagagttcttctcttccgttttacgcctttgatttgagaactggcagtaaatgtaaaatttaaaacatttaaaccatgttttttgtcattcataagtgtacattgtgttacgtatatgaataaatgatttttgactttgactttgaacattttgtagcaccactgtttttttaaatggggTGATAAGACACCACTTTCAAATTATTGGCTAAAACAAgtctttaaaatgtttaaatcaaattaaaaactgtttgATGAATTAAAGatattcttgtatttttatcaattaataatataaagaagtcCTTATCAAATTCTTGCCTACAAAACGAAGGGTCGTTTAAAATCCATTAAATCCAAATTAATCATAAAGGTATTCCATTTATAAGGATTTTTGTCACCGTTTTGGTTCAGGCTCatgattgatttgattgaaatcgttacatttgaattaaaataccgCAAAAATTGTGaacgttaataataatattctttaagcattttaataatacttaatacgACTCGTTGCTTAGCTACAAACAATAAGTTCGCTTGTGTTATGAAACCTATTCAActcatgttaaatattaaataacacacCCTTCTCTACCCTTACGAAATTGTATTGGATGGTAGACCTATTTTGCTGATAGTAAATTGAAAGTCCATCAATATTGGTTATCAGGCAAAGGGTAGGTATTGCAATTAGTAGCTGTTTGTTCTCCATAAAcgtgataattaatttattccagAACGTGCTcgtaatagtaattaatatgttaGCACAGGAAATTTACGGCAGTTAGAATAAGAAGAATTGGTCAAAATCGTCAACAAAACGCTCCCACGCGTTTCATCCAGTGTTTTATATATGGATTCCACAGACTCAGTGGGTTAaaggtaaaacaaaagacgaaacgACGCGACTGTTTGGTTGATCTACAGCATTTCTAGTCCAACATGCGTTGTCATGTCACGTCATGACTTTATCTCCGTTTTAACCAATCTATATTATATCCTTGGTTCGTATCAAGTTTAGGTGCATCAAAGGCTGCCAAAGTGGCCAGTTTCAACCAAGAAGTTTATGGTCAATATCAATACttcttacttaattaaaagaaaacaattggGATTAGACAGGCCATAACATGaggtcaaaaaaatttaaataaacgaaaGACGCCATAGAATGGTATCCTAGAAACGGGAGGAGGAAAAGatattatgtcaaataaatatattggcaGACAATCTACCGGAAGGATGGAACATCAGCTCATGAAAAGGACGAGTGAAAACACCCAAGGAAGGCCTATGTCGAAACACAATCTGAACATCTGGCTACTAATACCTGGTGTAAAAAAgggatacaaatatttttgtatttggtCAGTGATTTCGGTATAAAGGAACTTCCTTTTTGCTGAATTTAATTCAGCAGAGGCGATCGTAAAGTAAGAACAACTGTTTTATTACCCTGTGGTATCGTTTCAATATATTCCTATTACGGAATGTATGGAGTTGATTACAATAACCTGTTGCCTTATCAATTTCAATTACTAAACGCTGGAATTTCAAATGGGATTAACCCAAGTCATCCAGAAACAGATAAAGCCATGTTTTAAGTGTAAATCGGGCGTAAATTTTCgccagttttaatttatttttctttttatgaaaaCCATATTGAAACTATTTCACTGAACTTACAACGCTTGACCACATGAGCCATCAAGGCAGTTGCTGTATTTCGTACATATGACATTTCTTCaaagggtgtaggccgagtgAAAAAGCCGgggtaaaaaactctcggtactctttaaaaaaagcaaatcatcaaacaacacatattttaataataacttaataataataacaaatatagcaaattaattagaagtagcctgcccagcactagtcccaggatcttttatcaactatagaatcgctaactttatagtaagcctttttaaagCGGGATAAGCGGTATATGAGTGGTGATCTTTATTCCTTGAGAAAACGTGCACGCTTGAACGTAATCTGATCTATGCTGGGTGAGTGGGGCAAATATTGCTACACTGTTGCTTTCAGAATTACCACTCATAATTTCTCAAAGCCTTATAGTTGGCCCATTTAATCTAGGCACAAATATTGTACATTCTAAAGTATAAATTCATATGAGAACTATGAAAACGATTTTTTCTccaactttgattttcttCCCATTgcagtagagactcttgggccgtgtGGTTCCAGGCACAgataattaaagatttcagTTGGCGCCTTCTAGATTGTACTGATGACCAATGCTGGTACCTCGTTGAACGAATATATAtagcaatataatatatgcgaaattgtttattgtaaatttgttttgattttcaatgttatttttttaattttattattactatgtaggttaagtatatcgtaaatacttttttttgtgcgtggattaaattacatttctagATGAACTGAAGGAAATGTAAAAAGATATGAAAATTCTGCAAAACAAGCAAAGGCGaagtaatatacatattatgtattgttttttttctctgaaaacaaaatcgattattattaagtaggAAGAAACAAACATCCATTGACGGTATAATTATTACGATAATTAGATAATTaccgtaataatttatttcacaaaataattttctttaaaagccAGCAATAAACCTACTGTGTTTTCCtatgttattttgtgtaatgtaatctaaccaattaaatttgattaatgaACGatgaagtttttaaataaagataaataaactttagaaGTTTTCTCCCCgcacattttaaaaaagtatattcaggagaacaataattaatttcattattattagcacttaattataatttttaatttatttatgcaggATCAACAGTCATTTCCAAAAATAATCTAACTTCACGTGATAACTTATCAAATAAGTCTCTCGGCGTGTTTGACAATTCCTTACAGATTTCTGTCAAAAGTTCCCGTATTTGCTTACTCAGGTCAGTGTCGTCATCCCGAACAATCCATATAAAaaactgatttaaaaattcagcAAATGGATTGGATTTAccactataaatattatctaagtCTGACAAAATTACATGAAGTAATAGACTATCAAGAGACAGTTTTTCGTCTGTATTATCTGTGATAAACTTTACGCGAGCTCCGACAATTTTTTGTACCACAGACAATATTTCTTGAGCTGGTACGTTACTTGAATATGCCATATCATTTAGAATAACTTGGAATTCATGAGCTGTCGTTTCGGTTAAGGAactataaaattgtgttttatatgaTGCTTCGTAGACGTACTTGATAAAAAGCCTGGCCTTTTCGtcttttatagattttaaatgctctaataaagaatttaaactAGTGGTACATTCGTAtgttttaacacaaatattgtGGATagcacataattttaataaatacttcattTCGATAATAACAGTTGCCAACATCAATTTTTGATAGACTGTTTTATCTACATCATGCTCAATGCTACTTAACTGTGTAAGGCATTGCAGTGCCATTTCTTGGAATGTAGCGCTGATTTTCTTGACAGTATCaaaccaaatattaatttcgtcTTTTTCAGATACGCTCgcttcttttaaaataaatctcacCTTTCCTAAGACATGTTTTAACTGCTGGTCATAGATGTCGCCATTAAAACTTTTAGGTAACAATGTGATAAATATGTTCTCAGTGCCTTTTGCTTGCATTATTACAAATTCGTCGATGAATTTTCGAAGTTCACCATGGCAAAAGCCTAAATCGCGGCATAGTAAAGACATTTTAACCATTTCTGTAATTTTGTCCTCTTCCATAGGTGTTAAGGATCGTCTGGTATTAAACGGAAGAAAGCTATCccctaaaaatttatttattgtctgTATAACATCTTTACCAAGACTCACAGATGCTTGCATGTCCACTTTAACACAAAAGCATgtagctaaaataaaaatgtaattctcACCAAATAATCATgtttaaaatacacttttataaaTGGTATTCTGTATATAGATTAAGTACCtgataaaaagttatatagtaatattttaaaaaacatatcgATTTggtattgttttcttttgaaatGATGTTAAGGAATTtatagctttattttatatatattgcgattgtaaaaatattttatggcaTCAGAAcggtaaacaattttaaaactttgtttaGCGACATCtaacgtgttttttttaaactaccaTCGGtgaaaatgcaaaaaagaaaatttgttaGTGCCCGTTTCTTaacatatatctatattttaaattatctatagtagttaaaatttcttaaaactacAATTccaatgacatttaaaataatttcctacTCCCACATGTGATTCATGTGTAAATTAAGCAATccgaaattgatttaattagtCATCGGCCCGGCTAGGATagccataatatatattttttaatttgattgtaaaaataaaacaattatagatTATCATTTATTGGCCTAGCCCTGTTTCTGCGCGATTTCTCTCGCCTTAGCCTTCTCCAGCTTGGCGATTCTCGCGTTAGACTTGTTCCCGAGGACTCCACCGCCCCAGTGTTTACGCAGCTCTTCGTAGCGTTCGTTGAAGTTTGTCCTGATCGCTTCTACCACCTTGGAGAAGGCAGCGCGGTCTCCAGATTCAACCTGATGATATTTAAAACTCAACTTTAATTTGTTGCAATTTATAGCAGATCTAAACCTGTATtccaaaacaaatatatataagaagatGGTATATTCAGATACTTCTATTGGTGGTAGAAAGATTGACCTCATGGCATTCAGATAGCAAATACATCATCATTATATACCATCTTTAAtgagataaataaaaagaaaaaaaagttaagtaCACTTATGTACTGTAAACAAGGTTCGAAAGATATCATCAATAACTTCTTGAGCCAATCTTGGAACAAATTCAtactcatatttatatttacataacataCAGATATCAATGGtggaaaatattgaaataaaaaatcacaataCAACTATTTTTGAAAGCTTTAAGAAGGGAATATGGAATAAGTCGACTAATAAGAATTCTGAATGATGCTTGTTTTATACTCACGTGTGTCAGCGCTAAGCAAGTGCAGGTTTTGCGGTGAACTAACGCTCCCAAACGGGATTTCCCCTTGACAATACAGTATGGGACACCCATTTTACGGCAGAGAGCTGGCAGGAATAATACTAGCTGAAAGTAAAATCTTATGTCAATACATTTCTATGAGGTTTTGATGAATATTGAATAAAGTGGGATCAGAGTCAACTGGCTTCATGCAGTTTGGGAATTAATCTCAAACTGCTCAGGTGAAGAAATTCTAACATCATTTGAACCTTTAACATGGTTAAATATAACTCGAATTTGTTAGTTTGTCCTTTAGAGTGAACCTTGATGAACATGGCTTTTGTTAGATTAGCttttaagttaaaagtttCTCATTAAAACCAAGATTAATGTAATAGTATGATAAAAACAGagggttttaataaatttcattgcCTGCAGTTGTTAGTTTACTAGAAGAAGCACTACCATCTACTTCTACCATATGTAAAATAGTTGTTTTTCAAAGGTTTCATTTGATTTTGAAAAGAATCCAGCAACTTTACTAAGTGCCATAGCAAGAGAAgataattttgactttgattgATCAATGTGTATACCCCATGTATCTATTCAGATGCAGACCAAGGTAATTTCATGGTCTTTCTGCTTCAATTCTGAATTATAGGGGCAAAGggttgttttttttagctttGGTGTTATTTTTggtgatatttattaatattgataatttaatttatgcatACTGCTAAGGTGTAAGTAAATTGCTTTTCAGGATTAAAACAAAGTCAGGGTCAATAAGAATTGACTTATATATCATAAGTAcagtatttaacataatacaaaCTTAGGCTACGAGATGCGATTCCatgagtataataatatttacctcAATGGGGTCCACATCATGAGCGATGACCACAAGCTGTGCCTTCTTCCTCTCAACCAGTTTAGTTACTGTGTTGGTTCCAGCGCGGATTGTGTTTGGCCTCTTCGCTGGGGGCTCATCTTTTTTGGCCACCTAAAAGATTTGTCTATAGAATTTGGTCCAAGTGTGtacaattaaagtttttaagatTATAGCATCAGAGATCTTGGTGGTTAGGAGTCTTCATGGCTATCTGGTCAATTTGTTATGCATCATTATTTGCTCTAATTAGGCATTACTGTTTGAAgagaaataaacttaaattgttGCCTGTTGCTTTAGAACAGTAAATTGAAACCTACTTATGAattgtataattgtttaagataatatgtagatttataaaaaaaataagtaagtatTACAAAACACACCTTAGCTTCTGCAGCTTTTCTTAACCTCTCTTTTCGGACTGCTTCTGTCTCTGGCCTGTATTTCTCCAAGATCTTGAAAAGTCCCTTAGCTAAAACGCAAAAGGGTTTTTTAGAAACTGGTAATAAAATGAagagttataataatttttagtgtATCATCAGAGTTAAAAAGCTCGATATTTTGTTGATAATCATAGTGATTCATCGTTGCATTATCATTTCATCATTTAAATCTTAACAAGAGAAATTTTATCAGTCCTTCTAACACTCTCTGAAGTCACTTAATTGTCATAAGATAGATAAAACAGTGGAATACAACTGAATTAgtctaaatgaataaatggatttacaactttatatttatattcacacCAAGCAATTACAAGGGTATTGACTAACCAGTACTAGTTATAGAAGGCACTCAAACatctaaaactttaaaatatctttttgaGTTTAGAACAAAAATGACTAAGTTAACCTGTGGTCTTGTCAAGTGTCTGGGTGAACTGGTTGATTGGTGGAGGAACTTTGAGACGTCTCTGGAGTACAGCCTTTTGCCTCTGGATACGGATGTATTTTGGCCATCTCACAAAACGGGACAGGTCACGTGTTGGCTGGATATCCTGgccttaaaaaagttttaattaattacactatTGATTAGATTTAGGTATATAATGAAAacgtaaaatacatttttatcgtAATAATGAGTAAACACGGTGAGAAGACAAATAATCCGGATGAGttctaaagtaaaataaataagtttggACATTTAACatggtattttaaatatcctgGAAGGCTGGGCCAAAGCAGGTAAACAAACATAACCTATAAGTATGGAAAAAGAAAGTACCGAACTGAATATTCAATTTGCATAATGAATTAGTaggatttaataattatattttaggacCATCAGAATTAAAAAGCTCGATTTACAATACCACATGGTAGTTCAGGATTGTTGTGATCATCATTTAGGTCCTtagttaaacaaaattaaacgaaagtgccaattttatttcttaccaATGGCAAAGTTCTTGGTCCTCTTCTCAAAAAGAGGGTTTACGACTTTTTTTGGTTCAACTTTCTTAACAACCAAGGGAGCTGCTGCTACCTTCTTTCCGACCTTCTTCTTGGGctaaaacatacaataatagatTAATAAAGATTGTAAATTGTATCGATACTAGTTAATTGTAAAGGTATTCAGCGATCTTGGTGATAATTTGGGTGTAATCATGGCACTCGTTCAAGTTGTTATCATCATGGTTAGAGAATaggttaagtaaaatagtGATGGTAAAACATAATAAGCAACTTTCACTGACACTGCACTTAATATTTgtttccaataaaataaaaactttacttCACAACTAAACTAAAACATGTTTAGCTATGAAAACATTCTTAACGGCACACACTTCCAACACacgcttttaaatatttgtaataatttgaccgaggaaaatatgtaaaatatataaacgcaCATCGTTTTTACCTTCTTCTGCACCATCTTGTTATAGCTTAATTAAAGTGATTGCAAAGTTACGTACGGATACGTAACTCCAGCAGAACACAAACCTTTCGGCGAAAATGGCCGAAATAAAAAGACAGATTCGCGGTGCACTCAAAATATGACAGTTAAATGTCTCATTTTGACAAATGACCctttaaaactgttttgttttgcCTCTAGGCATAGATAATCTTATAGAGACTcgattttattctaaaaaagatattaataCTAGCAcagattaacaaatatataaaataattcttgtATTGCGtagtttatttcaaattaattagtaatttataattatttgtgctGATAATTTTTGATTGAACAGCGACATCtaggttaaatataatatcgcaaattaaaaatattttgctatcTAAGGTTCGTATCAATCTGCTTAAGAACCGATCGCTTGACTAGTTCAGTAGATAAATAAGGCTTTgctttattctatattttaagcaaaaatTCCATTGCGTTTTTACTttctaattcaaataaaagcatTAACATCATTACGGGCTGAGTGAcaagttaaataaacaaaattaaatgaagtaTGGAAGTTCAATTAATGTCAGTTTTCACGGTTTGCAATAGTGTATCAAcactaatatgtaatattattggcGTAATTATGCACTTATTATGCACTGTTGGCAGTAGAGGGCagtgatattaaattttcatcttattttaacatattatcacaaaatttcttataatttttcataacttGACTTCCATATCAGTTGCAAAACTAGGTTCAGACAGCGCTAGTTCTCTATAGCTCTAGTGTTGACTGTTTATGCTATATTCATAGAATGTACTCTAGTCCATAGTCTATGGTCGGCAGTCACTTCACAAATCACAATAATTGCTAAGTTGGTAGTTGCTAGTTGCTACTCACTATCTCTAAGTTTTTAATgctagtaatattaattaaaattgtttactatTACTAGCATTATAACGTAATTTATTGCTGGTTCATAAAcagttacatattatttttatattaaaatgagacttctagaaaaaaaagttgtttattttttgtttttaaaatgttgtgaatttggaacataaattatgtttctactattgtttaatattttgataatgataaacatttttattaatgcttGTATTACGCagatatcataatatatgtatatgtagtgTAAAATATACGGAGTACATTACCTCTTAGCGAAAAAAACGTcatcagtaaataaatttaaaaacctaggaaattttaaagtgtctttttaaaattattgttgtatAATTAGGGAATCGGAAAATAAATAGCAAAACTTTGTGTTTTTGATACATCgattctatatttttagaattataagttttaatatttaaatatctaattagAAAAGTACTACTTTTCTTCATCATCGTTTTAAAGATACTCATAAACACCAACTGATTGCACCTGCAtacagaataaaattacatcaATCAGGGTCATTGACCtacttacaaatatttatataataaactaccgAACTATCTGACtgatagattttaatttctttatacagGTTAACTttgttaataatgttaagtacCTACACAAAAGTGAAGCCAAAgcaataatacaatacataaaaaaatgtatctacttttaaaattaaaaatgtatccttatataattaaacaatttaaatattaataaaataataaaaataataatatatgtatctcTCACAACAAGGCTTTGCGTAACCAAGGtcgttattaaaacaaaattataaaaagtcatCTGTAAAGTATAAACACCTTaagtttatgtaataaatattttatttttgacttgactttgattttaagtttgttattaagcgctttaatatatgtataataaagtcctcttttttaaagcaatgtcacacattacaattttttttcatcaggcgcaattaatttttgttatggtttttaataattttaatagcaaATAGTAGATCATACTATATTGTtcttatttgtattaactttattgcatgtaatataatatttaatatgttatagcAAAGAAAACACAATTGAATAACGTTCCATACATATAGCACAATAGGCGGAAATATTGCTTATAAGCGATGTCTTCCATGCAACCCAAATAAAggttaacaaatatatatacatacattaaaaaaatgctataatttattgatatataaaaaatattacctattaattacatttcttgataCTGTTTATTCACTGATAACGAGAATGATAAAAATACccttattatttctattagaCTTAAAATTAGACAACTTAATTGATAAGAAAGCCTCGGCCTTATCGTTaactcttccaggcaaccatgCTTTATCGATTTATTAAAACGAATTGTTCATAATAAATGTGTACCAAATATAGTGTAAATGTTTGCCTTCCTCCCTGCGAATTCATCTGCAATTACTATGCCGATTAAAAGTCACTCTTGACAAGTGTCACAGATCCCTCTGAAAAACGTTTATCGCGACGCTAattgcatttaattatattatacgcGCCCTACAATAAAGTCCCTATCTATACGCAGGCGCCAAGTCACCGGTCCCTATAATCTCAGTCACATAGGAACGGGAGTTACGCGCAGGCGTGTGCTACCAGCCATTTTGTGAgaatgtttcatttaaaaataaaaaaaaatagttaattgtCAAAAATGATGTGTGTGTGACGTTTAGTGATTTGTGGTTTAGTTATTGCGAGTGATGCCAAGTGGTTATGCCAGTGATCATGAGAATTGTTTATGGGATTGGATTACGCGATGTATTGGATCTTatggtatgtatttatttcttttcgtATGCATGTGTATTAGCTTTATAAAAgacacacaaaatatttagaatattttaccTAGTTACGAATACTTAGTAATAcataggtatttttatatattagaagcttaataaatatatagaaactgTAAGATACACTAATACCTAACAAAtagtcttaaaatatataacataataataaagaataataatttaaatatgtaaattaaacactgaaatatttcaaagtaattaaaaaatttagtttcataTTTCTAATTTCGACAACTAACAAaggacttattttaaattaaataatttaaactgttcgcttatattatataaataatacagttatgtagacatttatatatatattatagtaataataacggCAAAGTCAactaaaatcatataaaaaattatatacaactaATTATCACTTTATTATAGTACtactatatttaatgtatatatatgttgcCTGTGCGGATGTTGTCAAACGGTTCAAAGGAAACACACGAAAATACCTGCTTTTTAGGAAGATATAGCCTGAGGACGAAGATatcctaattaattattgttaataacttAACAATATGAACCAAACAGTTTAATAGATCGTTTTATTTGGTAACaagactaataaataatatctccaataaaaattattttcatttaaaactaattgtcATATTCCCAGAAGAGCCCATTTTGAATTACTTCGGAAGAAGCAGCTGGCTCCAAACAGTTTATACGACAgaagaattttgtttttgctatatttttcgtaataaaTGAGGTATTCTAAAGGTAATTTCTATAGTACTATAATTGGATTTCCTCCGAGTTCTCCGTATCTCTTTACCCGCTATATCTTCGTTCTTTACAAGTAGAAATTTTACGAGAAGTTACATTAGTACATTAATTCGAAATTGCTCGTAGTTTTCACGgccattttttcatttttagttaggttttttaataataatatgtatacaaatcGACATGGACTAGGCCCTTTTGATCCAAGCGTTTTGATCCCTTGGCGTTGCGCAGAGATGTGGgatctctctgcatcttctatcgcatttaccatggagggTGTTCAGAAGAGTCGTTCCATAAGTGAGTGTATCTTAAggcaatttttgccgcgcaccatgtgtggaaccagctgcccattgaagtatttccgaaccaatttgctTTAggctccttcaagaaaagagcgcaccAATTGTTAAAAGGCCGGAATCGCATTAGCTAGCCGGCAAGGTGAGTGTCAAAAAAATGTCTGTTAGAAATGATCACGGACaggtacagaaatctgaaaaaatatatcttaacaCTTGCCCATACGCTGAAGGCTTATAATGAAAGTGTATGTTTAATAAAGAGTCATATATACTAGCACTGACTTATTTATAAAGGCTTAggagtataaaataatatttctataaataatacggaaattaaatattgacctCGGCCGAGGCTTTTCATTACGTACTACTTCGGATCGTATTACTTTTGTGTAATCAGACgttcattacaaatatataatttattggaattattgtttattgtaaaatataataactagaaCTACAATCTTTATAGATCTGGGtcttagatttttgtatcagtttcatgatcagttaatataataggcaagtctGTGATAAGCCTTCTGTACCTGAcatacgccgtcgactttgtATGACTAAGGCGAGGTTTCTTcgaaatgttttcctttaccgttcgagaatgttaaatgcgcacataggaaGAAAATCCATCATTGCATAACGGGGATCAAACCTGCGACCTCAGAGActagagtcgcacgctgaagccaccgATAACTCATctcttgtataataaaaaactgtttattataaacctCATAATTCCGATAATTTGATTTCGATTCTTCAAAACTTGCTTCTTAattgcatatatttttcaatacctAAGGTTCCcattactattttttgtattgcgCCTGCCGGACACCCAAAAGGgtagtcatcgcagcccatggacacccaccATAAAGTATACTCTTAAAACAATTAGAGGTAGAATCTCCCAGGAAACCGGGAGTCAATTCCACAGTTTAGTTCCAGAGTATTGTAAAATagtagttaatataataatcctaAGTTCCATAGATTCTCCAGTCTATGTGCACAATAAACAAATGCTTTACTATATGCACAAGACTGCATAAACAGAAAGAAcatgacatttgacatttaaaaggatatatttttttaattaaaaagcaaaGGTCGTTGACTCAAGgcatttgaaaatagaatgttCCGTAAAGTGTAGGCGGTAGGCTCAGTAATCATGCCTACGTATGTATACTTTCCGTCTAcaattttttacgtttttccCTGCACGCTTTAGATACTCTTGCGTATTTGTAGACGTTTAAACTTTTACAAATAAGATTTTCCTATGCATTTTAATACGAGAATTGAAATTAGAATTGTTTCTTTATGTCCGATGATGTGAAATTATCATGTACAAttgtagtataataatatttgacgtGTGGTCAATTCACGAATAAGACAGAAGTGTAATTCAGTAGCGATGTATTAATGTAagaaattataagttaaacaaggtgttaaattgaaaatttaataatatagaataataataattattctgatCGACGATTCGTTGATTTAAGAGCTTCGTATTAATCTTTATTGCTGATATATCGTCTTGTGGTACTTCTAGGTGACTGGTATCTGCATGTAAGTGGTCCAATTGGTGTGAACAGAAGAGTTAGTTCCTAAGTTAACTGGCAGATAATTCCATTTTTGCATGCCATTTTTCACTTATCAATATTTCTACTTGCAACAGTGCAAGCAACTTACCACGGCAAATGTTGCTAGCATGTAGTAAGTAATGTAATGAGATGTTTACTCGACAATCAAAATGTCTGAATCCTATC belongs to Pieris rapae chromosome 2, ilPieRapa1.1, whole genome shotgun sequence and includes:
- the LOC123690378 gene encoding uncharacterized protein LOC123690378 isoform X2; translation: MEEDKITEMVKMSLLCRDLGFCHGELRKFIDEFVIMQAKGTENIFITLLPKSFNGDIYDQQLKHVLGKVRFILKEASVSEKDEINIWFDTVKKISATFQEMALQCLTQLSSIEHDVDKTVYQKLMLATVIIEMKYLLKLCAIHNICVKTYECTTSLNSLLEHLKSIKDEKARLFIKYVYEASYKTQFYSSLTETTAHEFQVILNDMAYSSNVPAQEILSVVQKIVGARVKFITDNTDEKLSLDSLLLHVILSDLDNIYSGKSNPFAEFLNQFFIWIVRDDDTDLSKQIRELLTEICKELSNTPRDLFDKLSREVRLFLEMTVDPA
- the LOC123690378 gene encoding uncharacterized protein LOC123690378 isoform X1, producing MFFKILLYNFLSATCFCVKVDMQASVSLGKDVIQTINKFLGDSFLPFNTRRSLTPMEEDKITEMVKMSLLCRDLGFCHGELRKFIDEFVIMQAKGTENIFITLLPKSFNGDIYDQQLKHVLGKVRFILKEASVSEKDEINIWFDTVKKISATFQEMALQCLTQLSSIEHDVDKTVYQKLMLATVIIEMKYLLKLCAIHNICVKTYECTTSLNSLLEHLKSIKDEKARLFIKYVYEASYKTQFYSSLTETTAHEFQVILNDMAYSSNVPAQEILSVVQKIVGARVKFITDNTDEKLSLDSLLLHVILSDLDNIYSGKSNPFAEFLNQFFIWIVRDDDTDLSKQIRELLTEICKELSNTPRDLFDKLSREVRLFLEMTVDPA
- the LOC111000681 gene encoding 60S ribosomal protein L7a, translating into MVQKKPKKKVGKKVAAAPLVVKKVEPKKVVNPLFEKRTKNFAIGQDIQPTRDLSRFVRWPKYIRIQRQKAVLQRRLKVPPPINQFTQTLDKTTAKGLFKILEKYRPETEAVRKERLRKAAEAKVAKKDEPPAKRPNTIRAGTNTVTKLVERKKAQLVVIAHDVDPIELVLFLPALCRKMGVPYCIVKGKSRLGALVHRKTCTCLALTHVESGDRAAFSKVVEAIRTNFNERYEELRKHWGGGVLGNKSNARIAKLEKAKAREIAQKQG